In a genomic window of Parambassis ranga chromosome 24, fParRan2.1, whole genome shotgun sequence:
- the LOC114428658 gene encoding uncharacterized protein LOC114428658 isoform X1: protein MDKMDPCNLNRKGIFANTVWQWRIMHVRKYSKNPEPFLCSNKIGLDFNVGSTTKKKKDVGLLTNGVVLEVCDFAKTVKESKRHLITNILEKNFDLGLENEQQRADFTKRILLKLEDLIRTPLQNKHKAFPLFDTLSVPSCTNSIEHGQNVGSAEHQSDSLQELMETDYGEDEAKTKKVDGFHADDSDEDQMEWLGATEDMKADACALLFPYCEEIGLSFDLESQQHLDPDLLTKAVMLELVDFSTLLNASYSSIVLDVLDYNFELDVKSQQGQKLVWSTILHLLKRRKQFAVASAKLGTQFENEPFSIQTNPLKRPQTPGETNLEAPLSHEEVTKKRKSYLKREENLFQESLLATSNGSYNENQTYIPTTLTSHFTEAYAFQDRPEELPNRKKMCLANQRSDVKEAVRQKQLQIQRDIVMLQSDVETDNTTDSENWTDEDDLSNTRKSEINVVPPFTSQDEQQMLLPTTAPNECDTIPDEMGSMFNMWKFRSKRVNQILLQMSNRGLLPDYCRRQKYLEFDVGFAPKQNLHPDQLKYFCLFRVAHFALAMNSSKSEFIMDILENNFDLGLQSAYHKHVFSCEMMTRTRDLQNCEDAVKFSKQVFKLPVPMSSEDMEYQIVDEGNLELSCMTGTGTYDVPLDSHFDAEPGSHAEEGTTQQESVDPYPFCKDIGLKLYVSDGRPNQKLHINKLTKGAMTEIIIFAEKLCGSFEQICFDILRHNFDLDLQSVDSDLFQNILRRIPAANDVVNLACYVPSNYKDRKHNVRDASVLKELQYQSNSDLEANNACPTQAPTEQNRTMSNDNEQQHDINLLLWKLRSNCIQRILSAHEHCPLFSYSRCKKLGIDFNVGSGIKKNLDPMLLTNGVMVELHTFASALLSSEPDFMTEVLEYNFDLNLNTEHLRSAYAEELWSQFMKIKVKRFSVPVKKSLFKIPGPGCIKEYTPHCSKCCQDRNQMLLKDVYGPNVMFHRNLHIITDTDSGNADSTNQRHVMDPISAFQASDSFFSCYRECSKVGLNLCLDNNHPNEKLKTHEITAAAMLELFSFAKRLCGTGPRIILDILVHNFNFDLQKPFKHLFPHFKHDPFDGGLAWFNEVYGIDQLFSKHAIKKTWTLEMQGIDRKKAVRKRILMMQRKKERALLESDSETDETTDSENWVDEDDIHNTPNSEQQILLPATPTNECDLEEEGIGLQSNMWKLRAKRVKQILFEMSKHERIERINKNMTVCLEFNVGFTPKQNFHPDKFRNVSLLRVARFALAMNSSKSEFIMDILENNFDLGLQSAYHKHVFSCEMMKRARELQNCEDAVKFSKEVFELPVPMSSEDMEYQIVDEGNLELSCMTGTGTYDVPLDSHFDAEPGSHAEDGTTQQKCVDPYPFCKDIGLKLYVSDGRPNQKLHINKLTKGAMTEIIIFAEKLCGSFEQICFDILRHNFDLDLQSVDSDLFQNILRRIPAANDVVNLACYVPSNYKDWKCNIWDPSVLKELQYQSNTDLEANNASPTQAPTEQNRRMSADTEQQHGINLVLWKLRSNRIQRILSAHEELCPLFSYSRCKKLGIDFNVGSGIKKNLDPKLLTNGVMVELHTFASALLSSETDFMAEVMEYNFDLNLNTEPLRSAYAEELWSQFMKIKRKRLSVSLKKSPIEIPGPGCIKQYTPHCSKCYQDRNQMLFRDVFQPYDMFHHNLHVITATDSGNADSTNQRHVMEPVSTFQTSDSFFSCYRECSKVGLNLCLDNNHPNEKLKTHEITAAAMLELFSFVKRLCGTRFRIVLDILDHNLNFDLLKPSKRFTPHFKHDPFDGSLAWFHKVYVVQERSVTCPNGKEWCLDQRSDVKEAVKQQGKQGKQETVMLQSDVESEETRDSENWADEDHLQDATNSEINGVPPFASQFDKSRHQGHEQQMLLQKTAPNECDMKREEMGSMINMWRLRSKRVKQILQMKHHDFLKCLKRKYLEFDVGFAPKQNLHPDQLIYSYLFRVALFALAMNSSKSEFIMDILENNFDLGLQSAHHKHVFTCEMMTQARELQNCEDAVKFSKEVFELPVPMSAADMENQIMDEGNLEFSCMTGTGSYDLPLDSHFNAEPGSHAEDGTQTQQKSVDPYPFCKDIGLQLYVSDGQPNQKLHINKLTKGAMTEITIFAEKLCGSFEQICFDILRHNFDLDLQSVDSDLFQNILRHIPAANDIVNLQYCVPTHKHINHPSVLNQLHYQTTSDLDANYTPSEQSVTDHNVSRTNDTDQQNDFNSILWKLRSNRIKQILSVHEEHCPLYSYSRCKKLGIDFNIGSGVKQNLDRKFLTNGLMVELHTFASWLMSSTTDFMTDILEYNFDLNLNTVHLRSAFGKQLWHEFSLIKSRKASSTLNLLKISFSEHIKKLTPHCMCTQVRNQMLLADAFEQHDMLQHHLHAMTDPVSADANCTNQYPAIEFFFPTLRGHCREIGLSLYVDECHPKEKLKTCEITSAALYEVFTFAKKLSGTRRNILLTIIEHNFNLNLEDIPSCEVLMFYQFPFDGDLAWFKHIYVFHPKARKLQNLKQSSLNMQRSEKKEAVKKKKLIVHGTKERVMLQSNVDSDQNTDSENWADEDHLHDATHSEMNVDPQFASQSDDKQQAHEQQMLLPTTAPDECGMIQEEIGPESNMWKLRANRVKKILFDQCKDHCQFFNKKVYLEFNVGFMPKQNLSADIFTHSVLFRVAQFAIAMSSSQPDFIMKILENNFDLCLGRVHHEDVFTCELMKKLRELQSCEDAVKFSKEVFELPDPLSAEAHPHTKADSPAGPDPHVKTKPVSQAQTTSSVDPYPFCKDIGMKLNVGNSQHNKKLHIHRLTKGAMTEVAAFAEKLCGTFDDICFDILRHNFDLDLPSVDCELFQNILAQIPAANDTVNLATISCHVTPLHLHSDPIVLQQLPCQPKPNEGEHSAVLTQAVKDHNFSRLIDAEEHDRDSFLWTLRANRVWQILSVHGEHCPLYSYSRCKKLGIDFNIGSGEKRDLDPKLLTNGIMIELQTFAKALVSSKKDFMTEILEYNFDLNLRGELHRSAYAQELMKNVVAMKAKKATTLKRNHAFEIPDPKSVVGNAPCCPKCYQDRNYAFRQDESNPDHIFHYDAHTKTDIISADCTTQKPVMDLVSDFPASEALLRLYPHCENIGLNLCVDKDHPKESLDMDLLTWTTIREVCSFAKTLSGKKQKILGDVLAHNFHLDVQNLNIHPSQFCPDTPSWFDEVFVLQTRSPTPSSEDALKIERKKAIKRQKVQKHKKAALSDNMASHLSVEKLYPLCSEIGLDLDVTSKSENKEKLDLNLLTIPVILEIQKFISKKVSHYFPSTLYDILDHNFDLSSQHHRKWEFSLETASRFRIAARKWKNKSGGEDTVFKLPFVFHKPEHETSPKKSHRKKNKSHKQALEMPSYCWPLSSSSDDISENDDFTGDDINMEMCDNLLPGNLQVKEETCYVDVGSETENFQYFLFAPSTAESEGFGMLPPCSNIVGTMNAGSAATYFAPVTGFIPVQVIPMSENAVNISIEEEQEDMLVDLGSSEDHSNANIVTIKGEYDP from the coding sequence ATGGACAAAATGGACCCCTGCAATCTGAACAGAAAAGGGATTTTTGCCAACACCGTATGGCAATGGCGCATCATGCATGTAAGGAAGTATTCAAAAAACCCAGAACCATTTCTTTGTAGCAATAAGATAGGCTTGGATTTTAATGTTGGATccaccacaaagaaaaaaaaggatgtagGACTACTGACAAATGGTGTTGTTCTAGAGGTCTGTGATTTTGCAAAAACAGTTAAGGAGAGTAAAAGGCATTTGATCACAAACATTTTAGAGAAGAATTTTGACCTTGGATTAGAAAACGAACAACAACGGGCTGATTTTACAAAACGCATTCTGCTTAAACTCGAAGACCTTATCAGAACACctcttcaaaacaaacacaaagcttttcctctttttgataCATTGAGTGTGCCTTCATGTACAAACAGTATTGAACATGGACAGAATGTGGGATCTGCAGAACACCAGTCTGACAGTTTACAGGAGCTAATGGAGACTGATTATGGAGAAGATGaagccaaaacaaaaaaggtgGATGGATTCCATGCtgatgacagtgatgaagatcAAATGGAGTGGTTGGGTGCAACAGAAGACATGAAAGCAGATGCTTGTGCACTCTTATTTCCCTATTGTGAAGAGATTGGTTTGAGTTTTGACCTTGAGTCACAACAGCACCTGGATCCGGATTTGTTGACAAAAGCAGTCATGTTAGAACTTGTAGACTTCAGTACACTGCTGAATGCATCCTACAGCTCCATTGTTCTTGATGTCTTGGATTATAATTTTGAACTTGATGTCAAAAGTCAGCAGGGACAAAAACTAGTTTGGTCCACAATATTACATCTGCTgaaaaggagaaaacaatttgccGTTGCCAGTGCCAAATTGGGTACACAGTTTGAAAATGAACCATTTTCAATTCAGACAAACCCCTTAAAACGACCACAAACACCAGGAGAGACCAATTTAGAGGCCCCACTAAGTCATGAGGAAGTAACTAAAAAGAGAAAGTCTTatttaaaaagagaagagaacCTTTTCCAGGAATCTCTCCTTGCCACAAGTAATGGTTCATACAATGAAAATCAAACATACATTCCTACAACTTTAACGTCACACTTCACTGAAGCTTATGCTTTTCAGGACAGACCAGAAGAACTTcctaacaggaaaaaaatgtgtcttgCTAACCAGAGAAGTGATGTGAAGGAAGCAGTAAGGCAAAAACAACTGCAGATACAAAGAGACATAGTCATGCTGCAAAGTGATGTAGAAACTGATAATACCACAGATTCAGAGAACTGGACAGATGAGGATGACCTAAGCAACACACGAAAATCTGAAATAAATGTGGTCCCACCATTTACAAGTcaagatgaacaacagatgcTACTACCAACAACTGCACCAAATGAATGTGACACGATCCCAGATGAAATGGGATCAATGTTCAACATGTGGAAGTTTCGTTCTAAACGTGTAAATCAAATTCTCCTTCAAATGAGTAACCGTGGGTTATTGCCGGATTATTGTAGGAGGCAAAAGTATCTAGAATTCGATGTTGGATTTGCACCAAAGCAGAACCTCCATCCTGACcaactgaaatatttttgtcTGTTCAGAGTTGCTCATTTTGCCTTAGCAATGAATtcatcaaagtcagaattcatCATGGACATTCTTGAAAACAACTTTGACCTTGGCCTACAGAGTGCATaccataaacatgttttttcatgtgAAATGATGACACGAACAAGAGATCTTCAGAACTGTGAGGATGCTGTCAAATTCTCAAAACAGGTGTTTAAACTTCCTGTTCCAATGTCATCAGAAGATATGGAATATCAGATTGTTGATGAGGGAAATCTTGAACTCAGCTGCATGACAGGAACAGGAACATATGATGTTCCTCTTGATTCACACTTTGATGCTGAGCCTGGCTCACATGCTGAAGAGGGAACAACTCAACAGGAAAGTGTGGATCCCTATCCCTTCTGTAAGGACATTGGTCTGAAGCTATATGTAAGCGACGGTCGGCCAAATCAAAAACTCCACATCAACAAACTGACTAAAGGAGCAATGACCGAAATCATAATCTTTGCAGAAAAGCTATGTGGATCATTTGAGCAGATTTGTTTTGATATCCTCAGACACAACTTTGATCTTGATTTGCAAAGTGTAGACTCTGACCTCTTTCAAAACATTCTTAGGCGCATTCCTGCTGCAAATGACGTAGTGAATCTAGCATGCTATGTACCATCCAACTATAAGGATCGTAAACATAATGTAAGGGATGCATCTGTACTCAAAGAACTGCAATACCAAAGCAATTCAGACTTGGAAGCAAACAATGCTTGTCCTACCCAGGCACCCACGgaacaaaacagaacaatgtCTAATGACAACGAACAACAACATGACATCAATTTATTGCTGTGGAAACTGCGATCTAATTGTATTCAGCGAATCCTCTCAGCTCATGAACATTGCCCCCTGTTTTCTTACTCAAGATGTAAGAAATTGGGCATTGATTTTAATGTCGGatctggaattaaaaaaaatcttgatcCAATGTTGTTGACCAATGGAGTCATGGTTGAACTTCACACTTTTGCCTCAGCACTGCTGTCATCCGAACCAGATTTCATGACTGAGGTATTGGAGTATAATTTTGATCTAAATCTGAACACAGAGCATCTTCGCAGTGCCTATGCAGAAGAACTTTGGAGTCAGTTTATGAAAATTAAGGTAAAAAGGTTCTCAGTCCCCGTCAAAAAAAGCCTGTTCAAGATCCCTGGCCCAGGATGCATAAAGGAATATACTCCACATTGCTCCAAGTGTTGCCAAGACAGAAACCAGATGCTTCTTAAGGATGTTTATGGGCCAAATGTCATGTTTCATCGTAATCTGCACATAATCACTGACACAGACTCTGGTAATGCAGACTCTACAAATCAAAGACATGTAATGGACCCAATCTCTGCATTCCAGGCATCAGATTCCTTCTTCAGTTGCTACCGTGAGTGTAGTAAAGTAGGTTTAAACCTCTGTTTGGACAACAACCATCCAAACGAAAAacttaaaacacatgaaataaCTGCTGCAGCTATGTTGGAGTTGTTTTCTTTTGCCAAAAGACTGTGTGGAACAGGACCCAGGATTATTCTAGATATCCTTGTTCACAACTTCAACTTTGACCTGCAGAAACCTTTCAAGCACTTATTTCCGCATTTCAAACATGACCCATTTGACGGAGGCCTTGCCTGGTTTAATGAAGTTTATGGTATTGATCAACTGTTTAGTAAACATGCCATAAAGAAAACCTGGACTCTTGAAATGCAGGGGATTGACAGAAAGAAAGCAGTAAGGAAAAGAATACTGatgatgcaaagaaaaaaggaaagagcacTGCTGGAAAGTGATAGTGAAACTGATGAAACCACAGATTCAGAGAACTGGGTAGATGAGGATGACATACACAACACACCAAATTCTGAACAACAGATTCTCCTTCCAGCAACTccaacaaatgaatgtgacctAGAAGAAGAAGGAATTGGATTGCAGAGCAACATGTGGAAGTTGCGTGCCAAACGTGTAAAACAAATCCTCTTTGAAATGAGTAAGCATGAGAGGATAGAGAGGATAAATAAGAACATGACAGTCTGTCTAGAATTCAATGTTGGATTTACACCAAAGCAGAACTTCCATCCTGACAAATTTAGAAATGTTTCTCTCCTCAGAGTTGCTCGATTTGCCTTAGCAATGAATtcatcaaagtcagaattcatCATGGACATTCTTGAAAACAACTTTGACCTTGGCCTACAGAGTGCATaccataaacatgttttttcatgtgAAATGATGAAAAGGGCAAGAGAGCTTCAAAACTGTGAGGATGCTGTCAAATTCTCAAAAGAGGTGTTCGAACTTCCTGTTCCAATGTCATCAGAAGATATGGAATATCAGATTGTTGATGAGGGAAATCTTGAACTCAGCTGTATGACAGGAACAGGAACATATGATGTTCCTCTTGATTCACACTTTGATGCTGAGCCTGGCTCACATGCTGAAGATGGAACAACTCAACAGAAATGTGTGGATCCCTATCCCTTCTGTAAGGACATTGGTCTGAAGCTATATGTAAGCGACGGTCGGCCAAATCAAAAACTCCACATCAACAAACTGACTAAAGGAGCAATGACCGAAATCATAATCTTTGCAGAAAAGCTATGTGGATCATTTGAGCAGATTTGTTTTGATATCCTCAGACACAACTTTGATCTTGATTTGCAAAGTGTAGACTCTGACCTCTTTCAAAACATTCTTAGGCGCATTCCTGCTGCAAATGACGTAGTGAATCTAGCATGCTATGTACCATCCAACTATAAGGATTGGAAATGTAACATATGGGATCCATCTGTACTCAAAGAACTGCAATACCAAAGCAATACAGACTTGGAAGCAAACAATGCTTCTCCTACTCAGGCACccacagaacaaaacagaaggATGTCTGCTGACACCGAACAACAACATGGCATCAATTTAGTGCTGTGGAAGCTGCGATCTAATCGTATTCAGCGAATCCTCTCAGCTCATGAAGAACTCTGCCCTTTGTTTTCTTACTCAAGATGTAAGAAATTGGGCATTGATTTTAATGTCGGatctggaattaaaaaaaatcttgatcCAAAGTTGTTGACCAATGGAGTCATGGTTGAACTTCACACTTTTGCCTCAGCACTGCTGTCATCTGAAACAGATTTCATGGCTGAGGTAATGGAGTATAATTTTGATCTAAATCTGAACACTGAGCCCCTTCGCAGTGCCTATGCAGAAGAACTTTGGAGTCAGTTTATGAAAATTAAGAGAAAACGGCTCTCAGTTTCTCTTAAAAAAAGCCCAATCGAGATCCCTGGCCCAGGATGCATAAAGCAATACACTCCACATTGCTCCAAGTGTTACCAAGACAGAAACCAGATGCTTTTTAGGGATGTTTTTCAGCCATATGACATGTTTCATCATAATCTGCATGTCATCACTGCCACAGATTCTGGTAATGCAGACTCTACAAATCAAAGACATGTAATGGAGCCAGTCTCTACATTCCAAACATCAGATTCCTTCTTCAGCTGCTACCGTGAGTGCAGTAAAGTAGGTTTAAACCTCTGTTTGGACAACAACCATCCAAACGAAAAACTTAAAACGCATGAAATAACTGCTGCAGCTATGTTAgagctgttttcttttgtcaAAAGACTATGTGGAACAAGATTCAGGATTGTTCTAGATATCCTTGACCACAACCTCAACTTTGACCTGCTGAAACCTTCCAAGCGTTTTACGCCACATTTCAAACATGACCCATTTGATGGAAGTCTTGCCTGGTTTCATAAAGTTTATGTTGTTCAAGAAAGGTCAGTAACATGTCCAAATGGGAAAGAATGGTGTCTTGACCAGAGAAGTGATGTGAAGGAAGCAGTAAAGCAACAAGGGAAACAGGGAAAGCAGGAAACAGTCATGCTGCAAAGTGACGTAGAATCTGAAGAAACCAGAGATTCTGAAAACTGGGCAGATGAGGATCACTTACAGGATGCAACAAATTCTGAAATAAATGGGGTCCCACCATTTGCAAGTCAGTTTGATAAAAGCAGGCACCAAGGACATGAACAACAGATGCTCCTTCAAAAAACTGCACCAAATGAATGTGACATGAAACGGGAAGAAATGGGATCAATGATCAACATGTGGAGGTTGCGTTCTAAACGCGTAAAACAAATTCTTCAAATGAAACACCATGACTTTTTGAAGTGTCTTAAGCGAAAGTATCTAGAATTTGATGTTGGATTTGCACCAAAGCAGAACCTCCATCCTGACCAACTGATATATTCTTATCTGTTCAGAGTTGCTCTTTTTGCCTTAGCAATGAATtcatcaaagtcagaattcatCATGGACATTCTTGAAAACAACTTTGACCTTGGCCTACAGAGTGCACaccataaacatgtttttacatgtgAAATGATGACACAAGCAAGAGAGCTTCAGAACTGTGAGGATGCTGTCAAATTCTCAAAAGAGGTGTTTGAACTTCCTGTTCCAATGTCAGCAGCAGATATGGAAAATCAGATCATGGATGAGGGAAACCTTGAATTCAGCTGCATGACAGGAACAGGCTCATATGATCTTCCTCTTGATTCACACTTTAATGCTGAACCTGGCTCACATGCTGAAGATGGAACTCAAACTCAACAGAAAAGTGTGGATCCCTATCCCTTCTGTAAGGACATTGGTTTGCAGCTATATGTTAGCGATGGTCAGCCAAATCAAAAACTCCACATCAACAAACTGACTAAAGGAGCAATGACCGAAATCACAATCTTTGCAGAAAAGCTATGTGGATCATTTGAGCAGATTTGTTTTGATATCCTCAGACACAACTTTGATCTTGATTTGCAAAGTGTAGACTCTGACCTGTTTCAAAACATTCTTAGGCACATTCCTGCTGCAAATGACATAGTGAATCTACAATACTGTGTACCcacccacaaacacataaaCCATCCATCTGTGCTAAATCAGCTGCATTACCAGACCACTTCAGATTTGGATGCAAACTACACTCCTTCTGAGCAGTCTGTTACAGACCACAATGTAAGCAGGACCAATGATACTGATCAACAAAATGACTTTAATTCAATTCTGTGGAAACTACGATCTAATCGTATTAAGCAAATCCTCTCAGTTCATGAAGAACATTGTCCACTGTATTCTTACTCAAGATGTAAGAAGTTGGGCATTGATTTCAACATTGGATCCGGAGTAAAACAAAACCTTGACCGCAAGTTTCTGACCAATGGCCTCATGGTTGAACTTCACACTTTTGCCTCGTGGCTGATGTCATCCACAACAGATTTCATGACTGACATACTGGAGTATAATTTTGATCTGAATCTGAATACTGTGCACCTTCGTAGTGCCTTTGGAAAACAACTCTGGCATGAATTTAGCTTAATCAAGTCAAGAAAAGCCAGCAGCACTCTAAACCTGTTAAAAATCAGTTTTTcagaacacataaaaaaacttaCTCCACACTGTATGTGTACCCAAGTCAGAAACCAGATGCTTCTTGCAGATGCTTTTGAGCAACATGACATGCTTCAGCATCATTTACATGCCATGACTGACCCTGTCTCTGCTGATGCAAACTGTACAAACCAATACCCTGcaatagagtttttttttccaactttaAGAGGTCATTGCAGAGAAATTGGTTTAAGCCTGTATGTGGACGAATGCCACCCAAAAGAAAAACTTAAAACCTGTGAAATAACCAGTGCAGCTCTGTATGAGGTGTTTACTTTTGCCAAAAAACTGAGTGGAACAAGAAGGAACATTCTACTTACTATCATTGAACACAACTTCAACTTAAATTTGGAAGACATACCCAGTTGTGAAGTGTTGATGTTCTATCAGTTTCCATTTGACGGAGACCTTGCCTGGTTCAAACACATTTATGTGTTTCATCCAAAGGCTAGAAAGCTTCAAAATCTGAAACAATCAAGTCTTAACATGCAGAGAAGTGAGAAAAAGGAagcagtgaagaaaaaaaaactcattgtGCATGGAACAAAGGAAAGAGTCATGCTGCAAAGCAATGTAGATAGTGATCAAAACACAGATTCTGAAAACTGGGCAGATGAGGATCATTTACACGATGCAACACATTCTGAAATGAATGTGGACCCACAATTTGCAAGTCAGTCTGATGACAAACAACAAGCACATGAACAACAGATGCTCCTTCCAACAACTGCACCAGATGAATGTGGCATGATACAAGAAGAAATAGGACCAGAAAGCAACATGTGGAAGTTGCGTGCTAATCGTGTAAAGAAAATCCTCTTTGACCAGTGTAAAGATCACTGTCAGTTCTTCAACAAGAAAGTTTATCTGGAATTCAATGTTGGATTTATGCCTAAGCAAAACCTCAGTGCTGACATTTTTACACATTCTGTCCTATTCAGAGTTGCACAATTTGCTATAGCAATGAGTTCATCCCAGCCAGACTTCATCATGAAAATTCTTGAAAACAACTTTGACCTATGCCTGGGCAGGGTACACCATGaagatgtgtttacatgtgaacTGATGAAAAAACTAAGAGAGCTTCAAAGTTGTGAGGATGCCGTCAAATTCTCAAAAGAGGTTTTTGAACTTCCTGATCCATTGTCTGCTGAAGCTCATCCTCACACTAAAGCTGATTCACCTGCTGGGCCTGATCCACATGTCAAAACTAAACCAGTTTCACAGGCTCAAACAACTTCAAGTGTGGATCCCTATCCCTTCTGTAAGGACATTGGGATGAAGCTAAATGTTGGCAACAGTCAACACAATAAAAAACTTCACATCCACAGACTCACTAAAGGAGCAATGACCGAAGTGGCAGCCTTTGCAGAAAAGCTGTGTGGAACATTTGACGACATTTGTTTTGATATCCTCAGACATAACTTTGATCTTGATTTGCCCAGCGTAGATTGTGAGCTGTTTCAAAACATTCTTGCTCAAATTCCTGCTGCAAATGACACAGTGAATCTAGCGACCATTTCATGTCATGTGACGCCGTTGCACTTGCACAGTGACCCTATAGTTCTCCAACAACTGCCATGCCAGCCCAAACCCAATGAAGGAGAACACAGTGCTGTTCTAACTCAAGCTGTAAAAGACCATAATTTCAGTAGGCTCATTGACGCAGAAGAACATGACCGTGATTCATTCCTGTGGACATTGCGAGCTAATCGTGTTTGGCAGATCCTCTCAGTTCATGGAGAACATTGCCCTTTGTATTCTTATTCCAGATGTAAGAAGTTGGGCATTGATTTTAACATAGGATCTGGAGAAAAACGAGATCTTGACCCAAAGTTGCTGACCAATGGCATCATGATTGAACTTCAGACTTTTGCCAAAGCACTGGTGTCTTCCAAGAAAGATTTTATGACTGAGATACTGGAGTATAATTTTGACCTAAACTTGAGGGGAGAGCTACATCGAAGCGCCTATGCACAGGAGCTCATGAAAAACGTTGTAGCTATGAAGGCAAAAAAGGCCACGACCCTTAAAAGAAACCATGCTTTTGAAATCCCTGACCCCAAATCCGTAGTGGGAAATGCTCCATGTTGCCCTAAATGCTATCAAGACAGAAATTATGCATTTCGTCAGGATGAGTCTAATCCAGATCACATCTTTCATTATGATGCACACACCAAAACTGACATCATATCTGCTGactgcacaacacaaaaacctGTTATGGACCTAGTTTCTGATTTCCCAGCATCAGAGGCCTTATTGAGATTGTATCCTCACTGTGAAAACATAGGTTTAAACCTGTGTGTGGACAAAGACCACCCAAAAGAAAGCCTTGACATGGATTTATTGACATGGACAACTATCAGGGAGGTTTGTTCTTTTGCCAAAACACTGTCTggcaaaaaacagaaaattctTGGTGATGTCCTTGCACACAACTTCCACTTGGATGTGCAGAACTTGAACATACATCCCTCTCAGTTCTGCCCTGACACTCCTAGCTGGTTTGATGAAGTTTTTGTCTTACAAACAAGGAGCCCCACACCTTCTTCAGAGGATGCACTGAAAATTGAAAGGAAGAAAGCAATCAAAagacaaaaagtacaaaaacacaaaaaagctgCACTGAGTGATAATATGGCAAGTCATTTGAGTGTTGAAAAACTATATCCTCTTTGCAGTGAAATAGGTCTGGACTTGGATGTGACATCAAaatcagaaaacaaagaaaaactggaCTTGAACCTCCTGACAATACCTGTAATATTGGAGATTCAAAAATTTATATCTAAGAAAGTAAGTCACTATTTCCCCAGCACCTTGTATGACATCCTGGATCATAACTTCGATCTTAGCTCACAACATCACAGGAAATGGGAATTTTCTCTAGAAACTGCAAGCAGATTCAGAATTGCAGCGAGGAAGTGGAAAAATAAATCTGGTGGTGAAGATACAGTCTTCAAGTTACCGTTTGTGTTTCATAAACCAGAGCATGAAACATCTCCTAaaaaatcacacagaaaaaaaaataaaagtcacaAACAGGCATTGGAAATGCCGAGCTATTGTTGGCCCCTCTCTTCTTCCAGTGATGACATCAGTGAAAATGATGACTTCACTGGTGATGACATAAACATGGAGATGTGTGATAATCTTCTTCCAGGAAACCTACAGGTTAAAGAGGAGACATGTTATGTCGATGTGGGGTCAGAGACAGAGAATTTCCAGTATTTCCTCTTTGCCCCATCGACAGCTGAATCTGAAGGATTTGGAATGCTACCACCATGTTCTAACATTGTGGGCACCATGAATGCAGGATCAGCCGCCACATATTTTGCCCCAGTGACAGGGTTCATACCAGTTCAAGTGATACCTATGTCTGAGAATGCTGTGAATATTTCTATCGAAGAGGAGCAAGAAGATATGCTGGTTGACCTTGGCTCCTCCGAAGATCATTCAAACGCAAATATTGTGACCATTAAAGGGGAATATGATCCATAA